Proteins encoded within one genomic window of Macrotis lagotis isolate mMagLag1 chromosome 3, bilby.v1.9.chrom.fasta, whole genome shotgun sequence:
- the LOC141517039 gene encoding olfactory receptor 4C11-like: MKNNVTEFILLGLTQDPVTKKIIFVIFLVFYTATMVGNLLIILTVKTSPTLGSPMYFFLTYLSFADFSYSSNTTPKLIVDSLSKKPTISFDECMIQLVASHFFGCMEVLILVAMAYDRYVAICKPLYYTVIMNQKTCGNLVMLTVIGAILHSFTQIFIALSLPFCGPNVIDHYFCDLQPLLQLACTDTYVIKIIVLFNSGILCMMTFAILMTSYFVILYSLRNHSAEGKRKALSTCTTHIIVVIIFFVPCIFIYARPPVNFPVDKLVSVFYTIGTPLLNPLIYTLRNAEVKTAMKKLWSKRVS; this comes from the coding sequence ATGAAAAACAACGTGACTGAATTCATCCTTCTGGGACTGACACAAGACCCAGTGACGAAGAAGATCATATTTGTCATCTTCTTGGTCTTCTACACTGCCACTATGGTAGGAAATCTACTTATCATTTTGACTGTGAAGACTAGTCCTACACTTGGATCTCCCATGTATTTTTTCCTGACCTATTTGTCCTTTGCAGACTTCTCTTACTCTAGTAATACAACCCCCAAACTGATTGTAGACAGCCTTTCTAAAAAAccaactatctcatttgatgagTGCATGATTCAATTAGTTGCATCACATTTCTTTGGATGCATGGAAGTCTTGATCCTTGTCGCCATGGCTTATGACCGCTATGTGGCCATCTGTAAGCCTCTATATTACACAGTCATCATGAACCAAAAAACGTGTGGGAATTTGGTAATGTTAACTGTCATTGGGGCTATTCTGCATTCTTTCACTCAGATCTTCATTGCATTGAGTTTACCCTTTTGTGGTCCCAACGTGATCGATCATTATTTTTGTGACTTACAGCCTTTGTTGCAATTGGCCTGCACTGATACATATGTGATAAAAATAATAGTTCTTTTCAATAGTGGGATTTTATGCATGATGACCTTTGCAATTCTTATGACCTCctattttgtaatcctttattcACTAAGAAATCATAGTGCAGAAGGGAAGCGTAAAGCCTTGTCCACCTGTACCACTCACATAATTGTGGTCATTATATTCTTTGTTCcttgcatttttatatatgctcGGCCCCCAGTTAACTTCCCTGTGGACAAGTTGGTGTCTGTATTTTATACCATTGGAACACCTTTGCTCAATCCATTGATCTATACACTGAGAAATGCAGAAGTAAAAACTGCTATGAAGAAGCTATGGAGTAAGAGAGTAAGTTAA